Proteins encoded in a region of the Anopheles ziemanni chromosome 2, idAnoZiCoDA_A2_x.2, whole genome shotgun sequence genome:
- the LOC131293865 gene encoding uncharacterized protein LOC131293865 — protein sequence MDNLLMSEEWLTTLSRVIELSTQNSQQRNRQRNRRIVRRWWMRPIFFRRQEDGNRLLDNIVAEQANETMINFLRMKKEDFDVLLDMIRPEINRMNTNMRDSITAQERLLITLRYLATGETFSSLQYLFRVSRSSISNIVKETCSCLTKALRSYVKFPSTKSQWLEVSKQFEDRWNFPHAIGAIDGKHVNKHQLTSPRLCGLPNF from the exons atggataatctgttgatgagtgaagAGTGGCTAACAACCCTATCCAGGGTCATCGAGTTAAGTACCCAAAACTctcaacaacgcaacaggcaacgcaacaggcgtattgtgcgtaggTGGTGGATGCGTCCAATTTTTTTCCggcggcaagaagatggcaaccgtttgcttgaCAATattgtagcagagcaagcaaatgaaaccatgattaactttcttcgcatgaagaaggaagattttgatgttctcctTGACATGATACGCCCAGAAATAAATAGAATGAACACAAATATGCGCGACTCCATAACAGCCCAAGAACGGTTGCTTATAACGCTGCGCTACTTGGCAACTGGAGAAACATTCAGTAGTTTGCAGTATTTGTTTCGG gTGTCTCGTTCCTCTATAAGCAATATAGTCAAGGAAACTTGCTCCTGCCTTACTAAAGCTCTACGGTCATATGTGAAg tTTCCTTCTACAAAATCACAATGGTTAGAGGTTTCAAAACAGTTTGAGGATCGTTGGAACTTTCCACATGCTATTGGAGCAATCGATGGCAAACACGTTAACAAACATCAACTTACCAGCCCCCGTCTGTGTGGATTGCCGAACTTTTGA